AGCGCTCCGTCAGACAATCTGATGGAACTGTTGATGATGATAGATGCAGCTAAAAGGGCATCTGCAGGATATATCACAGCTGTAATTCCATATTTCGGTTTCGCAAGACAGGACAGGAAGGATAAACCGAGGGTGGCAATTGCCTCCAAACTGGTAGCCAACCTGTTGACCTCTGCCGGTGCTAATCGTGTGATAACCATGGATTTGCATGCTCCGCAGATTCAAGGGTTCTTCGATATCCCGGTAGATCACCTGGACAGCTCCGCAATTTTCATCCCATATATTGAAAATTTGAAGCTGGAAAATCTTACCTTTGCGTCCCCTGATGTGGGTAGCACAAACAGGGTAAGGGAAGTTGCATCCTATTTCAATGCTGAGATGGTGATTTGTGATAAACACCGTAAACGTGCGAATGAGATCGCTTCCATGGTAGTGATCGGTGATGTAAAAGACAGGGATATCGTACTGATCGATGACATCTGTGATACTGCAGGTACATTGACGAAGGCGGCTAACCTGCTGAAAGAAAAAGGTGCAAGAAGTGTGCGTGCATTCTGTACCCACCCTGTATTGAGCGGTAAGGCATTTGAAAACATCAGTAACTCCGTACTGGAAGAACTGGTGATCTGCGATACCATTCCGTTGAAGCAACAGAGCCCAAAGATCAAGGTGATCAGTGTGGCCGACCTATTTGCAGTAGCTATCCGTAACATGCACGAAAACAGGTCTATTACAAACCTGTTCGTTCACAGTCACCGCAGGGGTTAATAATTCAGGATTATTTTTTAAAATATAAATGTTTAATCAATGAAAACGATAACAATCGAAGGACAACTCAGGAGCGAATTTGGTAAAAAAGCCACCCGCCAGGTACGTTCTGAGGGACAAGTGCCTTGTGTTATTTACGGGGGTGCAGAAACCGTAAGTTTTTCAGCTCCAGCAACATCTTTCAAGAACCTGATTTACACTCCTGACTTCCAGGTAGCTGAAATCAAAGTAGGTGGAAAAACCTACAAATG
The DNA window shown above is from Chitinophaga agri and carries:
- a CDS encoding ribose-phosphate pyrophosphokinase, which codes for MQPSVKIFTGNSNTALAEKIAKRYGNGLGKLTIQKFSDGEFQPIYMESIRGDYVFLIQSTSAPSDNLMELLMMIDAAKRASAGYITAVIPYFGFARQDRKDKPRVAIASKLVANLLTSAGANRVITMDLHAPQIQGFFDIPVDHLDSSAIFIPYIENLKLENLTFASPDVGSTNRVREVASYFNAEMVICDKHRKRANEIASMVVIGDVKDRDIVLIDDICDTAGTLTKAANLLKEKGARSVRAFCTHPVLSGKAFENISNSVLEELVICDTIPLKQQSPKIKVISVADLFAVAIRNMHENRSITNLFVHSHRRG